A window from Bos indicus isolate NIAB-ARS_2022 breed Sahiwal x Tharparkar chromosome 1, NIAB-ARS_B.indTharparkar_mat_pri_1.0, whole genome shotgun sequence encodes these proteins:
- the LOC109560939 gene encoding keratin-associated protein 10-11-like codes for MAASTLSVCSSDLSYDCPESCCEPTCCAPSCCVPAPRLTLLCAPVSCESSPCCQPACSSSCPALCCQQSSCQSSCCTSSPCQQACCEPVCCRPVCCRPVCCTPVCCEASPCSTSSCCQKSSCQPSCCTSSSCQQACCEPICCRPVCCTPVCCTPVCCKGSPCCRPSSSVSLLCRPVCHPACCVPTSSCQPSCCRPASSVSLLCRPACSRLACCVPTLALGPCC; via the coding sequence ATGGCAGCCTCCACCCTGTCCGTCTGCTCCAGCGACCTGAGCTATGACTGTCCAGAGAGCTGCTGCGAGCCCACCTGCTGTGCCCCCAGCTGCTGTGTCCCGGCCCCCCGCCTGACCCTCCTCTGTGCCCCAGTGAGCTGTGAGTCCAGCCCCTGCTGCCAGCCAGCCTGCAGCAGCTCTTGCCCAGCCTTGTGCTGCCAGCAGTCTAGCTGCCAGTCCTCCTGCTGCACCTCCTCCCCCTGCCAGCAGGCCTGCTGTGAGCCCGTCTGCTGCAGGCCCGTCTGCTGCAGGCCCGTCTGCTGCACACCTGTCTGCTGTGAGGCCTCCCCCTGTTCGACCTCCTCATGTTGTCAGAAGTCTAGCTGCCAGCCCTCCTGCtgcacctcctcctcctgccagcAGGCCTGCTGTGAGCCCATCTGCTGCAGGCCCGTCTGCTGCACACCTGTCTGCTGCACACCCGTCTGCTGTAAGGGTTCCCCCTGCTGCAGACCCTCCTCCTCCGTGTCCCTGCTCTGCCGCCCCGTGTGCCACcctgcctgctgtgtgcccaCCTCCTCTTGCCAGCCCAGCTGCTGCCGCCCAGCCTCCTCTGTGTCCCTGCTCTGCCGGCCCGCATGCTCCCGCCTGGCCTGCTGTGTCCCCACCTTGGCCCTGGGGCCCTGCTGCTGA
- the LOC109560950 gene encoding keratin-associated protein 10-8: MADTCCSRTCVVAASTLSVCSSDLSCGNQVSSPSACIGSSWQVDDCQETCCEPTCCAPSCCAPAPRLTLICAPVNCESSPCCQPACSSSSPCQQACCVPVCCRPVCCTPVCCRPVCCRPVCCTPVCCRPVCCRPVCCRPVCCRPVCCTPVCCRPMCCEASPCSAPSSCCRPSSSVSLLCRPVCRPTCCVPTFFCQPSCCHPASSVSLLCQPSCSSSAC, translated from the coding sequence ATGGCCGACACCTGCTGTTCCAGGACTTGTGTTGTTGCTGCATCCACCTTGTCTGTCTGCTCCAGTGACTTGAGCTGTGGCAACCAGGTCAGCTCACCTAGTGCCTGCATCGGCTCCTCCTGGCAAGTGGACGATTGCCAGGAGACCTGCTGCGAGCCCACCTGCTGTGCCCCCAGCTGCTGTGCCCCGGCCCCGCGCCTGACCCTCATCTGTGCTCCAGTGAACTGCGAGTCCAGCCCCTGCTGCCAACCAGCCTGCAGCAGCTCCTCTCCCTGCCAGCAGGCCTGCTGTGTACCTGTCTGCTGCAGGCCCGTCTGTTGCACCCCTGTCTGCTGCAGGCCCGTCTGCTGCAGGCCTGTCTGCTGCACACCTGTCTGCTGCAGGCCCGTCTGCTGCAGGCCTGTCTGCTGCAGGCCCGTCTGCTGCAGGCCTGTCTGCTGCACACCTGTCTGCTGCAGGCCCATGTGCTGTGAGGCCTCCCCCTGCTCAGCCCCCTCATCCTGCTGCAGACCCTCCTCCTCCGTGTCCCTCCTCTGCCGTCCCGTGTGCCGCCCCACTTGCTGCGTGCCCACGTTCTTCTGTCAGCCCAGCTGCTGCCACCCAGCCTCCTCCGTGTCCCTCCTCTGCCAACCTTCATGCTCCAGCTCAGCCTGCTGA